The following are from one region of the Bacteroidales bacterium genome:
- a CDS encoding Na(+)-translocating NADH-quinone reductase subunit A — protein sequence MSKVIKIRKGLNIRLKGKAEKILVKADASEKYAVKPVDFPGLIPKMIVKEGETVKAGTPLFMDKNCPEVLFVSPVSGTVEAVVRGEKRRILEVIVKSDGKGESEDFSKTKPSELKKESITEYLLQSGVWPFIRQRPYAIVANPQDTPKAIFISCFDTAPLGPDYDYIFQNMEPDFQAGIDALARLTSGKVHLSVHSDFPPAATFTKAKNVELHEFSGPHPSSNVGVQIHHIDPVNKGEAVWYVNPQDVLVIGRLMNKAVYDISKTIVLSGSEVKTPRYYKVIGGCSMTTFADNIKDGNVRYISGNVLTGTKVTSEGYLGFYDSQVTVIPEGDHYELLGWAMPGFKKYSAGRTYFSWLTPNKEYDLDTNLNGGHRSLVVTGQYEKVFPMDIYPEHLVKAILAEDVEKMEQLGIYEVAEEDFALCEFVCTSKTDVQSIIRNGIELMIQEMS from the coding sequence ATGTCAAAAGTCATTAAAATCCGGAAAGGTCTGAATATTAGACTAAAAGGAAAAGCAGAAAAGATACTCGTAAAGGCTGACGCTTCCGAAAAATATGCAGTAAAACCCGTTGACTTTCCGGGATTGATCCCCAAAATGATCGTTAAAGAAGGCGAAACAGTAAAAGCAGGGACGCCTTTATTTATGGATAAAAATTGCCCTGAGGTTTTATTTGTTTCTCCTGTCAGTGGAACGGTTGAAGCGGTGGTACGTGGTGAGAAGAGGCGTATTCTTGAGGTAATCGTAAAAAGTGATGGAAAAGGAGAGTCCGAAGATTTTTCAAAAACCAAGCCTTCAGAGCTGAAAAAGGAGTCCATTACGGAGTATTTGCTACAGAGTGGTGTCTGGCCTTTCATCAGGCAGCGTCCTTATGCTATTGTCGCCAATCCACAGGATACCCCTAAAGCGATATTTATTTCTTGCTTTGATACAGCCCCGCTTGGTCCTGATTATGACTACATTTTTCAGAATATGGAACCCGACTTCCAGGCCGGGATAGATGCATTAGCCAGGTTGACTTCCGGAAAGGTACATCTCAGCGTTCACTCGGACTTCCCTCCGGCAGCTACATTTACCAAGGCTAAAAATGTGGAACTACATGAATTTTCAGGGCCGCATCCATCAAGTAATGTAGGGGTCCAGATACATCATATAGATCCTGTCAATAAAGGCGAAGCGGTTTGGTACGTGAATCCGCAGGATGTATTAGTCATTGGCAGGTTGATGAACAAAGCAGTATATGATATATCCAAAACCATTGTGTTGAGCGGATCGGAAGTAAAGACACCACGTTACTACAAGGTGATCGGCGGATGCAGCATGACCACTTTTGCCGACAATATTAAAGATGGAAATGTCCGTTATATCAGTGGAAATGTGTTGACAGGAACCAAAGTGACATCCGAAGGATATCTCGGGTTTTATGATAGCCAGGTGACCGTGATTCCTGAAGGTGACCATTATGAACTGCTCGGGTGGGCCATGCCCGGATTTAAAAAATATAGTGCCGGACGCACTTATTTCTCATGGTTGACCCCCAATAAAGAATATGATTTGGATACGAACCTTAATGGCGGTCATCGTTCATTGGTAGTAACCGGACAATATGAAAAAGTATTTCCTATGGATATCTATCCGGAGCATCTGGTGAAGGCGATCCTTGCAGAAGATGTCGAAAAAATGGAACAGTTGGGGATATATGAAGTGGCAGAAGAGGATTTTGCCTTGTGCGAATTCGTGTGTACTTCCAAAACAGATGTTCAATCGATCATTCGCAACGGAATAGAACTGATGATTCAGGAGATGAGCTGA
- a CDS encoding helix-turn-helix transcriptional regulator: MDYSRIKTELERKKMSIRDLCYKIDITEQGLHQMIRNKSMKVEILERISAVLGKPVSYWFSDEPSNEFTSTNNVVNKVAEIGRNVTPKITYQKIDSLTKDLNEMLKEIISK, encoded by the coding sequence ATGGACTATAGTCGAATAAAAACCGAATTAGAACGGAAAAAAATGTCTATCAGGGATTTGTGTTATAAAATTGATATTACGGAACAGGGATTACATCAAATGATCCGGAATAAATCCATGAAAGTAGAAATATTGGAGCGAATATCCGCTGTACTGGGAAAACCTGTTTCATATTGGTTCAGCGATGAGCCCAGTAATGAATTCACAAGTACAAATAATGTAGTAAATAAGGTCGCTGAAATAGGAAGGAATGTGACTCCAAAAATCACTTACCAGAAAATCGATTCATTGACTAAGGATTTAAATGAGATGCTTAAAGAAATAATCTCAAAATAA
- the tsaB gene encoding tRNA (adenosine(37)-N6)-threonylcarbamoyltransferase complex dimerization subunit type 1 TsaB, translating to MHPFILHIETSTELCSVALSRGKQCVAVKENSEGRNHATVLTSFIEELLAQQAMHAHQLAAVSFSSGPGSYTGLRIGLSVAKGLCYGGDIPLIAVSTLHAMCHGLLHQCPEIEENALLCPMIDARRMEVYTALFDIKGNMVKEISAEIITGQSFENWLNGQKIYFFGNGAAKCSDIIEHHHAQFVDNFHHSSEYLIPDALNAYLTKDFEDVAYFEPFYLKDFIAGKPKQML from the coding sequence ATGCATCCTTTTATTCTCCACATTGAAACATCAACAGAACTATGTTCTGTAGCATTGTCACGTGGGAAGCAATGTGTTGCTGTAAAGGAAAATTCCGAGGGTCGCAACCATGCTACTGTATTGACATCTTTTATTGAAGAGTTACTAGCACAGCAAGCAATGCATGCGCATCAGCTTGCTGCTGTTTCTTTTAGTTCAGGACCGGGATCTTATACGGGACTACGGATAGGTTTATCTGTTGCCAAAGGATTATGTTATGGTGGTGACATTCCGCTTATAGCTGTTTCTACCTTACATGCTATGTGTCATGGATTATTACACCAATGTCCCGAAATTGAAGAAAATGCTTTGCTCTGTCCCATGATCGATGCTCGCCGGATGGAAGTTTATACGGCATTATTTGATATAAAAGGAAACATGGTGAAAGAAATCTCAGCTGAAATAATTACCGGTCAATCATTTGAAAATTGGCTCAATGGACAAAAGATTTATTTTTTCGGGAATGGTGCTGCCAAATGTTCCGATATCATAGAACACCATCATGCACAATTTGTTGATAACTTCCATCATTCTTCCGAATATTTAATCCCTGACGCATTAAATGCATATCTGACAAAGGATTTTGAGGATGTTGCCTACTTCGAACCATTTTACCTGAAGGATTTTATTGCCGGAAAACCAAAACAAATGTTGTGA
- the recJ gene encoding single-stranded-DNA-specific exonuclease RecJ has translation MYSKNWIIKTIPDESVVQHLVDVLGIDHTLAILLAQRGITDYENAKAFFRPSYDQLHSPFLMKDMQRAVDRINHAIRNRERIMVYGDYDVDGTTSVAMVYSFLKKQYPYVDYYIPDRYNEGYGISYQGIDTADTNRCKLIISLDCGIKAVDKINYASNKGIDFIICDHHYPDSVLPSAFAILNPKRAGCEYPYKELSGCGVGFKMLQAYAQVNKIPVEEVYEYIDLVAVSIASDIVPMDGENRVLAALGIQKLNENPTLGLKSIVKISGLDGSPRQVDDIVFKIGPRINAAGRMESGNSAVQLLISDDEKAAREFGNEIDKFNDDRRNVDSDITRQALRMLSIDPEQEYRKSTVLYNPSWHKGVVGIVASRLIETYYRPTVILTKSNDFATGSARSVDGFDLYSAIDACSDLLENFGGHMYAAGITLKIENVPEFSRRFEEIVASTITDNQLVPNVDIDAEINLTDITPKFIRILKQFKPFGPKNMTPVFLTRNISDLGNGKIVGKCGEHLRLDVLQKDMSDICFPAIGFQMAEHYNTVRSGIPFDICYTVEENTFKGKTTIQLHIKDIRPSSVKNSDLSDS, from the coding sequence ATGTATAGCAAGAACTGGATTATAAAGACAATACCTGATGAATCTGTTGTACAACATCTTGTAGATGTTTTGGGCATTGATCACACATTGGCGATTCTTTTGGCACAAAGAGGCATTACAGATTATGAAAATGCCAAAGCTTTTTTCAGGCCATCCTATGATCAGTTGCATTCGCCTTTCCTGATGAAGGATATGCAACGTGCAGTGGACCGGATCAATCATGCTATACGCAATAGGGAACGAATCATGGTATACGGGGATTATGATGTGGATGGAACCACTTCGGTAGCCATGGTATACTCATTCCTCAAAAAACAATATCCCTATGTTGACTATTACATCCCAGATCGTTATAACGAAGGGTATGGAATATCTTATCAGGGTATCGACACTGCAGATACTAACAGGTGTAAATTAATCATTAGCCTGGATTGTGGGATTAAAGCTGTAGATAAAATTAACTATGCCAGCAATAAGGGGATTGATTTTATCATATGCGACCACCACTATCCTGATTCGGTCTTACCATCAGCTTTTGCTATTCTCAATCCTAAACGTGCCGGATGTGAATATCCATACAAAGAATTGTCCGGATGTGGAGTCGGATTTAAAATGTTGCAGGCTTACGCCCAGGTAAATAAAATACCTGTAGAGGAAGTTTACGAATACATTGACCTGGTGGCTGTCAGCATTGCATCCGATATTGTTCCTATGGACGGGGAGAATCGTGTTTTAGCTGCCTTAGGTATCCAGAAACTGAATGAAAATCCGACATTGGGGCTGAAATCAATCGTTAAAATCTCCGGATTGGACGGTTCTCCAAGACAGGTGGACGATATTGTTTTCAAAATCGGACCGCGGATCAATGCTGCCGGAAGAATGGAATCGGGAAATAGTGCGGTACAGTTGCTGATATCGGATGATGAGAAAGCAGCGCGGGAATTCGGAAATGAAATAGACAAATTCAACGATGACAGAAGAAATGTCGATTCAGATATTACCCGTCAGGCACTCAGGATGTTATCTATTGACCCTGAGCAGGAGTACCGGAAATCAACCGTATTGTATAATCCTTCCTGGCATAAAGGAGTGGTGGGCATAGTCGCTTCCCGTCTGATAGAAACCTATTACCGGCCAACGGTTATTCTCACAAAATCCAATGATTTTGCCACCGGATCGGCACGTTCGGTAGATGGTTTTGACCTGTATTCGGCCATTGATGCCTGTAGCGATCTACTGGAAAACTTTGGCGGACACATGTATGCAGCAGGAATAACCCTTAAAATTGAAAATGTCCCGGAGTTCAGCCGCCGCTTTGAGGAAATAGTAGCCTCAACCATTACAGACAACCAATTAGTCCCGAATGTAGATATAGATGCGGAAATTAACCTTACGGATATTACCCCGAAATTTATCCGTATCCTTAAACAATTCAAACCGTTTGGTCCCAAAAATATGACCCCGGTTTTTCTTACGCGCAATATATCAGATCTTGGGAATGGAAAAATTGTCGGGAAATGTGGAGAACATCTAAGACTTGATGTGTTACAAAAAGATATGTCTGATATTTGCTTTCCTGCTATTGGCTTTCAAATGGCCGAACATTATAATACTGTCCGGTCGGGTATACCTTTTGATATTTGTTATACTGTTGAAGAAAATACGTTCAAAGGGAAAACCACTATTCAACTGCATATCAAAGATATCAGGCCTTCAAGTGTCAAAAACAGCGACTTATCAGATAGTTAA
- the miaB gene encoding tRNA (N6-isopentenyl adenosine(37)-C2)-methylthiotransferase MiaB, which produces MKKKEDLQVDVNNLHIRDSSSHLLKVYIETYGCQMNVNDSEVVASILAGEGYRVTQDIADADLILINTCSVRENAEQRVRGRLDVFRLEKKKRPELLIGVIGCMAERLKHQLLEEEKSVDLVVGPDAYRDLPNLVRSAGTGLKAINVLLSREETYSDISPVRMDKNRVSSFVSIMRGCNNRCAFCIVPYTRGIERSRSQDTILREVRELVELGYKEVTLLGQNVDSYRWGETGKNISFAQLLTSVAAVSPDLRVRFSTSHPKDMTDEVLHVMASHHNICKSIHLPAQSGSTRILELMRRRYTREWYLDRIEAIKRIMPECSISTDIIAGFCTETEADHQDTLSLMKQVHFDYAFMFKYSVRPNTLAAKKMDDDVPEDIKSRRLQEIINLQGELSAESKQCCIGKTYEVLSESISKKSPDQLSGRNTQNMVVVFPKGNYHPGDYVQVRITGCTPATLLGELIS; this is translated from the coding sequence ATGAAAAAGAAAGAAGATCTTCAGGTGGATGTGAACAATCTTCATATAAGAGATTCATCGAGTCATCTTTTGAAGGTATATATCGAAACATATGGTTGTCAGATGAATGTTAATGACAGCGAAGTAGTAGCATCTATTCTTGCCGGTGAAGGATACCGGGTTACACAGGATATCGCGGATGCCGATTTAATTTTAATCAATACCTGTTCTGTTCGTGAAAATGCAGAACAACGTGTCCGTGGTCGTTTGGATGTTTTTCGTTTAGAAAAGAAAAAACGTCCGGAACTATTGATCGGAGTAATTGGATGCATGGCCGAACGTTTAAAACACCAGCTACTGGAAGAAGAAAAATCAGTAGACCTCGTTGTAGGTCCGGATGCATACCGTGATCTGCCCAATCTGGTCCGTAGCGCAGGTACAGGCCTGAAGGCCATTAATGTTTTGCTTTCACGTGAAGAAACATATTCCGATATCAGCCCGGTACGAATGGATAAAAATCGTGTCTCATCCTTTGTATCAATCATGCGGGGGTGTAATAACCGGTGCGCATTCTGTATTGTCCCATATACTCGCGGGATTGAGCGAAGCAGGAGTCAGGATACCATTCTACGGGAAGTGCGGGAATTAGTCGAACTGGGATATAAAGAAGTTACATTGCTGGGACAAAATGTGGATTCATACCGTTGGGGAGAAACAGGTAAAAACATCTCTTTTGCACAGCTTTTAACTTCGGTTGCAGCTGTTTCGCCGGATTTACGTGTCCGGTTTTCTACTTCCCATCCTAAAGACATGACTGATGAAGTTTTACATGTAATGGCATCACATCATAATATATGTAAAAGTATCCATCTGCCTGCCCAGTCGGGAAGCACAAGGATACTTGAGTTAATGCGCAGGAGATATACTAGGGAATGGTACCTGGACCGCATTGAAGCCATTAAACGTATCATGCCTGAATGCAGCATCTCCACAGATATTATCGCCGGTTTTTGCACCGAAACTGAAGCAGACCATCAGGATACATTATCATTAATGAAACAGGTTCATTTCGATTATGCCTTTATGTTTAAGTATTCTGTCCGTCCCAATACCCTGGCAGCAAAAAAGATGGATGATGATGTTCCTGAAGATATTAAATCAAGAAGATTACAGGAAATCATCAATCTGCAAGGGGAACTATCTGCAGAAAGTAAACAATGTTGTATAGGAAAAACTTATGAAGTACTGTCTGAAAGTATTTCTAAAAAATCCCCGGATCAGTTATCCGGACGAAATACCCAAAATATGGTAGTCGTATTTCCTAAAGGAAATTACCACCCCGGAGACTATGTCCAAGTCCGGATCACAGGTTGTACCCCTGCTACATTATTAGGAGAGTTAATATCATAA
- a CDS encoding co-chaperone GroES family protein → MSLQLDNTDLTKFIVVGDRVLIKPKSPLEKTKGGLLLPPGVQENERIQSGYVVKVGPGYPIPAIAEIDEPWKNKTEEVKYVPLQPHEGDLAVYLQNSAYEIEFNNEKYIIVSQSSILLLIRDESLFE, encoded by the coding sequence ATGTCGTTACAGTTAGACAATACCGATTTAACAAAATTTATCGTCGTAGGAGACCGCGTATTGATCAAACCCAAATCACCATTGGAAAAGACAAAAGGCGGATTATTGCTCCCACCTGGTGTTCAGGAAAATGAACGTATACAAAGCGGATATGTTGTAAAAGTGGGTCCAGGTTATCCGATTCCGGCTATTGCCGAAATCGACGAACCGTGGAAAAATAAAACCGAAGAAGTCAAATATGTTCCCCTTCAGCCACATGAAGGAGATCTTGCGGTTTATTTACAAAATAGCGCTTATGAAATAGAATTCAATAATGAAAAGTACATCATTGTTTCCCAATCTTCTATTTTATTGCTTATCAGGGATGAGAGTTTATTTGAATAA
- a CDS encoding HU family DNA-binding protein, with protein MNKAELIDAIASEAKLTKADSKKALDAFMKVTGNALKKGDRVALVGFGSFSVAKRSARTGRNPQTGKEIKIAAKKVVKFSPGAELKAKVQ; from the coding sequence ATGAACAAAGCCGAATTGATCGACGCAATTGCAAGCGAGGCTAAACTTACAAAAGCTGATTCAAAGAAAGCATTAGATGCTTTTATGAAAGTAACAGGTAACGCTCTTAAAAAAGGAGATAGAGTAGCCTTAGTTGGATTTGGTTCTTTTTCTGTAGCTAAAAGAAGCGCAAGAACAGGCCGTAATCCTCAAACCGGGAAAGAAATCAAAATTGCTGCTAAAAAAGTAGTTAAATTTTCTCCTGGTGCTGAATTGAAAGCTAAAGTACAATAA
- a CDS encoding Zn-dependent oligopeptidase produces MNRSLKNIPNPLLNDLLNEAINFTEIQEEHISEAVTVKISEVRGLLEQIYQVESVRRNFNNTIVVFDRIQNALQQVASMIYLLAYVHPDGQIRKSCHLAVDTLNQFSNQINLDEQLYQSFKEYSESKEAEQLSGAAKKYLDDRMDFYRRNGFALSGDERKNIKELLDKIAKLSLEFSTNVNEYEDALIVTEEQVKGLPDDYKEARRQDDGTYKITLDTPSYVPFMRYSESETARKQLMVKYLNRAPQNEPVLKSILSKRRQMAGLLGYTNYAEWQIEENMAHSTSVVFNFENDLRDKVRIKAQKDLDELLEVKYKQQPDVALINYWESSFYTNQLMNTRYGIDHEELKQYFSVDHVLDGLFEIASKLYGVDFEKVPEAPVWDPSVNMYRMLVDGKHAGYVYFDLFPRTGKYTHAACFTIQSGHQADQGYQYTSSALVCNFPPPAADKPSLLLHHDVVTLFHEFGHLMHAMLAHADLAGQSGISNVRDFVEVPSQMFENWAWNYTALQLFARHYQTGEILPRRLFDRMIAARNVGSGIQTQQQIFYGMLDMTYHTFFDPDKHDLTGIFRQLQEDITLFKYVEGTHMYNSFDHLTGYAAGYYGYLWAKVYAEDIFAEFEKNGVFDEATGRRFRDCILIKGATENELEMVKEFLQREPDQKAFLKSLGV; encoded by the coding sequence ATGAACCGGTCTCTGAAAAACATACCTAACCCATTATTGAATGATTTACTGAATGAAGCGATTAATTTTACGGAGATTCAGGAAGAGCATATTTCTGAAGCTGTAACAGTCAAAATTTCCGAAGTCCGGGGATTACTCGAACAAATATATCAGGTTGAATCGGTTCGTCGGAATTTCAACAATACCATCGTTGTTTTTGACCGTATACAGAATGCGTTGCAGCAAGTTGCTTCCATGATCTATCTCTTGGCATATGTACATCCCGACGGACAAATCCGGAAGAGTTGTCATCTTGCAGTGGATACACTGAATCAATTTAGCAACCAGATCAATTTGGATGAGCAATTGTATCAGTCTTTTAAAGAATACTCTGAAAGCAAGGAAGCGGAGCAACTCTCCGGAGCTGCAAAAAAGTATCTGGATGACAGGATGGATTTTTACCGGCGCAACGGATTTGCTCTGTCTGGCGATGAACGTAAAAATATAAAAGAATTACTGGACAAAATAGCAAAACTTAGCCTGGAGTTTTCTACCAATGTCAATGAATATGAAGATGCTTTGATTGTCACAGAAGAACAGGTAAAAGGGTTGCCTGATGATTACAAAGAAGCGCGCCGGCAAGACGACGGAACTTATAAAATTACATTGGATACACCTTCGTATGTTCCGTTTATGCGTTACTCGGAATCTGAGACGGCACGTAAGCAGTTGATGGTGAAGTACCTTAACCGGGCACCACAAAATGAGCCTGTTTTAAAATCTATTCTCTCAAAACGCAGGCAAATGGCAGGTTTATTGGGCTATACCAATTATGCCGAATGGCAGATAGAAGAAAATATGGCACATAGCACATCTGTTGTTTTTAATTTTGAAAATGACCTTAGGGATAAGGTAAGGATAAAAGCGCAGAAAGACCTTGATGAATTGCTGGAAGTAAAATACAAGCAGCAACCAGATGTTGCATTAATAAATTATTGGGAAAGTAGTTTTTATACCAACCAATTGATGAATACCAGATACGGGATTGACCATGAAGAATTGAAACAATATTTTTCCGTTGATCATGTATTAGACGGATTATTTGAAATTGCATCAAAATTATATGGAGTAGATTTTGAAAAGGTACCTGAGGCTCCGGTTTGGGATCCTTCAGTAAACATGTACCGTATGCTGGTAGACGGAAAACATGCCGGATACGTTTATTTTGATTTATTTCCGCGAACAGGGAAATATACCCATGCTGCATGTTTTACCATACAATCCGGCCATCAGGCAGATCAAGGATATCAATATACTTCATCAGCCCTGGTATGTAATTTTCCACCGCCGGCTGCGGATAAACCGTCGCTGTTGCTCCATCATGATGTGGTAACATTATTCCATGAGTTCGGACACTTGATGCATGCGATGTTGGCACATGCCGACCTGGCCGGTCAGTCGGGGATCTCTAATGTACGGGACTTTGTGGAGGTGCCTTCGCAAATGTTTGAAAACTGGGCATGGAACTATACGGCGTTACAATTATTTGCCCGCCACTACCAAACCGGTGAAATATTACCCCGGAGATTATTTGATCGTATGATAGCTGCCCGTAATGTCGGGTCGGGAATACAAACACAGCAACAAATTTTTTACGGCATGCTGGATATGACTTATCATACATTTTTTGATCCTGATAAACATGATTTGACAGGAATATTCAGGCAATTACAAGAAGATATTACCCTTTTTAAGTATGTGGAAGGAACACATATGTACAATAGTTTTGATCATTTGACAGGATATGCAGCAGGCTATTATGGATACTTATGGGCAAAAGTATATGCAGAAGATATTTTTGCCGAATTTGAAAAAAACGGCGTTTTTGATGAAGCAACCGGCCGTCGTTTCCGGGATTGTATTTTGATAAAAGGTGCGACAGAAAACGAACTGGAAATGGTAAAAGAATTTTTACAGAGGGAGCCCGATCAAAAAGCATTTTTAAAGTCGTTAGGCGTCTGA
- a CDS encoding TraR/DksA C4-type zinc finger protein: MSEKTRYSDAELEEFRELILEKLDKAKKDYDLLKGTITNSNGNDTEDTSPTFKVLEEGAATLSKEEAGRLAQRQLKFIQHLQAALARIENKTYGICRETGLLIPKERLRAVPHATLSIEAKNEENK, from the coding sequence ATGAGTGAAAAGACAAGATATTCGGATGCTGAATTGGAAGAATTCAGGGAGCTTATTTTGGAAAAGCTAGACAAGGCTAAGAAAGATTATGATTTGTTGAAAGGTACCATTACCAACAGTAATGGTAACGACACCGAAGATACATCTCCAACTTTCAAAGTATTAGAAGAAGGCGCCGCGACTTTATCAAAAGAAGAAGCAGGCCGTTTGGCACAACGTCAGTTGAAATTTATCCAACATTTGCAGGCAGCATTGGCCCGTATAGAAAACAAAACTTATGGTATCTGCCGGGAAACCGGACTATTGATACCAAAAGAAAGGCTCCGGGCTGTTCCGCATGCAACATTGAGCATCGAAGCAAAAAACGAAGAAAACAAGTAG
- the murI gene encoding glutamate racemase has translation MIGVFDSGYGGLTVLKEFVRQLPQYDYCYLGDNAKTPYGTRSFETVYRYTLECVKHLFDQGCQLIILACNTASAKALRSIQQRDLPLMGAEKRVLGVIRPSAEAINKYTRTGHVGILGTVGTVQSLSYPIEINKLDPLIRVFQEACPMWVPLVESNEHQSPGADYFVKQYIDRLLQQSQEIDVIMLACTHYPLLIDKIRQYTPSHIQVLPQGDIVAKSLADYLYRHPEMDSQLGKNGNRIFQTTDSSEIFDRYASIFFEKEIKSQKVIV, from the coding sequence ATGATTGGAGTTTTTGATTCAGGATATGGAGGACTTACCGTACTTAAAGAATTTGTACGGCAACTGCCACAGTATGATTATTGCTATTTAGGAGATAACGCCAAGACGCCATACGGGACACGTTCATTTGAGACAGTTTACCGTTATACGCTTGAATGTGTAAAACATTTGTTCGATCAGGGCTGTCAGTTGATCATCCTGGCGTGTAACACAGCATCAGCTAAAGCCTTGCGTAGCATACAACAACGTGACCTGCCACTGATGGGTGCGGAAAAACGGGTATTGGGAGTTATCAGGCCAAGCGCCGAAGCCATCAATAAGTATACCCGGACCGGTCATGTAGGCATACTTGGAACTGTCGGCACAGTGCAATCTCTTTCTTATCCTATAGAAATCAATAAATTAGACCCACTTATTCGTGTTTTCCAGGAAGCCTGCCCTATGTGGGTACCTTTGGTGGAAAGTAATGAACACCAGAGTCCCGGAGCTGATTATTTCGTGAAACAATATATTGACCGGTTATTGCAGCAAAGCCAGGAAATTGATGTCATTATGCTCGCCTGTACACACTATCCATTGTTGATCGATAAAATAAGGCAATATACTCCATCCCATATTCAGGTATTACCACAAGGAGATATAGTCGCAAAAAGCCTTGCTGACTATTTGTACCGTCATCCTGAAATGGATAGCCAACTTGGAAAAAACGGGAACCGGATTTTTCAGACCACGGATTCATCTGAGATTTTCGATCGTTATGCTTCTATTTTCTTTGAAAAAGAAATAAAGTCACAGAAAGTAATTGTTTAA